Proteins encoded within one genomic window of Sphingomonas sp. KRR8:
- the fliP gene encoding flagellar type III secretion system pore protein FliP (The bacterial flagellar biogenesis protein FliP forms a type III secretion system (T3SS)-type pore required for flagellar assembly.): MRHRLTALLALGLMALPSPVFAKAAATASINLGDGPVGGRAISLVLMLTVLSLAPGILMTITSFTRIVVALSLLRTGIGAPGVPPNPVIISLALFLSLFVMQPTFEAAWHDGVQPYNAGRISEQQAFEKTAAPFRSFMLGQVRREDLALFTRLAKTQPKAPADISLATLVPAFMISELRRAFEIGFLLLLPFLVIDLAVAAVLMAMGMMMLPPSSISLPVKIIFFVLVDGWALVAGSLVQSFAHGGG; the protein is encoded by the coding sequence ATGCGACATCGCCTGACCGCTCTCCTTGCGCTCGGCCTGATGGCGCTGCCCTCGCCGGTCTTTGCAAAGGCCGCGGCCACGGCTTCGATCAATCTCGGGGATGGCCCGGTGGGCGGGCGCGCGATTTCGCTGGTACTGATGCTGACGGTGCTGAGCCTCGCACCCGGCATCCTCATGACGATCACCAGTTTCACCCGGATCGTCGTCGCCCTGTCGCTGCTGCGTACCGGAATCGGCGCACCGGGCGTACCGCCCAATCCGGTCATCATCAGCCTGGCGCTGTTTCTTTCCTTGTTCGTCATGCAGCCGACGTTCGAGGCGGCCTGGCACGATGGCGTGCAGCCTTACAATGCCGGCCGCATTTCCGAGCAGCAGGCATTCGAGAAGACCGCGGCTCCGTTCCGCAGCTTCATGCTCGGCCAGGTTCGTCGCGAGGATCTTGCGCTCTTCACGCGCCTTGCGAAGACGCAGCCGAAAGCGCCGGCGGACATAAGCCTCGCAACCCTGGTGCCGGCGTTCATGATCAGCGAACTTCGCCGGGCGTTCGAGATCGGCTTCCTTCTGCTGCTGCCGTTTCTCGTGATCGACCTCGCCGTTGCAGCAGTGTTGATGGCCATGGGCATGATGATGCTGCCGCCTTCCTCGATCAGCCTGCCCGTCAAGATCATCTTCTTCGTGCTGGTTGATGGCTGGGCATTGGTCGCCGGTTCACTCGTCCAGAGCTTCGCCCACGGCGGCGGATAG
- a CDS encoding flagellar type III secretion system protein FlhB: MAEDAGEKAHAPTAKRLDDARRKGDVAVAADMRHAVMLGAIWLGGSVIAGTGLQLLQFGSGMWQSAGSLRLEAGSGQSFLAWLFAEMLHRLGPLLMLFFVAAIAIGFTQGRPTFAPSRLSLKWSRLNPASGAKRLFGRQGWVEFAKTLLKCGGVALLCWWSLRPLAGGIGQAVGLEPNRLVLLLGQLTLDLLRHVLLLVVVIAAADSIYQHRSFLSRMRMSLQEMKDEQRDSDGDPAVKARQRRVAAERSRRRMMAAVPSAAVVLTNPTHYAVALKYEHGTMSAPLVVAKGADRIALRIRELAAEHDIPILESPPLARALYASADLDRPIPLEYYAAVAEIISFVLRLAKARSRGQALPRWQPGTSS, translated from the coding sequence GTGGCTGAGGACGCGGGTGAGAAAGCGCATGCGCCGACCGCCAAGCGCCTCGACGATGCACGGCGCAAGGGCGATGTGGCGGTCGCGGCGGACATGCGGCACGCGGTTATGCTCGGAGCAATATGGCTAGGAGGATCGGTCATCGCGGGCACCGGGCTGCAGCTGCTGCAGTTCGGATCCGGCATGTGGCAAAGCGCCGGTTCGTTGCGGCTCGAGGCAGGATCGGGACAGTCGTTTCTTGCCTGGCTGTTTGCCGAAATGCTCCACCGCCTCGGTCCGTTGCTGATGCTGTTCTTCGTGGCAGCAATCGCCATCGGATTCACGCAGGGGCGGCCTACCTTCGCGCCGTCGCGGCTATCGCTGAAATGGTCGAGGCTCAATCCGGCGTCCGGAGCCAAGCGGCTGTTCGGGCGGCAGGGATGGGTCGAGTTCGCCAAGACCCTGCTCAAGTGCGGCGGTGTCGCGCTGCTGTGCTGGTGGTCACTGCGACCGCTGGCGGGCGGCATCGGGCAGGCGGTCGGACTGGAGCCGAACCGGCTGGTGCTCCTGCTGGGCCAGTTGACCCTCGACCTGCTGCGCCACGTCCTTTTGCTTGTGGTGGTAATCGCGGCCGCCGATTCCATCTACCAGCACCGTTCCTTTCTTTCCCGCATGCGGATGTCCCTACAGGAGATGAAGGACGAACAGCGGGACAGCGACGGCGATCCAGCGGTGAAAGCGCGCCAGCGTCGCGTCGCGGCCGAGCGCTCACGGCGGCGGATGATGGCGGCGGTGCCATCCGCGGCGGTGGTGTTGACCAATCCTACCCATTACGCGGTCGCGCTCAAATATGAGCATGGGACGATGAGCGCGCCGCTCGTCGTCGCCAAGGGCGCCGACCGCATCGCGTTGCGCATCCGCGAGCTCGCAGCGGAGCATGATATCCCCATATTGGAGAGCCCGCCGCTCGCGCGCGCGCTGTACGCCAGCGCCGACCTCGATCGGCCCATCCCGCTCGAATATTATGCTGCGGTCGCCGAGATCATCAGCTTCGTCCTGCGCCTCGCCAAGGCACGCAGCAGGGGTCAGGCCCTGCCTCGCTGGCAACCGGGAACGTCGTCTTGA
- a CDS encoding flagellar motor protein MotB translates to MATRAKPAVDVRPIVIRRVKKVVGGGHHGGAWKVAYADFVTAMMAFFMLLWLLANPDKDRLKGLAQYFSPSSASAKPGETIETVPSSKPGLGAQQMRAQASDPSRDGHPSSPTSYAQSKSGSAKVPDASVRVVAEELKLLLQPTSVPRADQQRIQMEQAREGLRVSLMDDDGHAMFRPGTATLNPYAAVLLGQIARKLATSSVQIAIEGHTDGQGGQSTSNWHLSADRALAARDALIAGGLTPDRFSEVVALAATQPVYPDQPLRPENRRITIVLLADSSPLPRDVSFRF, encoded by the coding sequence ATGGCGACGCGCGCCAAGCCCGCGGTCGACGTGCGGCCGATCGTCATTCGCCGTGTGAAAAAGGTGGTCGGCGGCGGTCACCACGGCGGGGCGTGGAAGGTTGCCTATGCCGACTTCGTGACGGCGATGATGGCATTCTTCATGCTGCTGTGGCTGCTCGCCAATCCGGACAAGGACCGGCTGAAGGGTCTGGCGCAATATTTCTCGCCGTCCAGCGCCAGCGCCAAGCCGGGCGAAACAATCGAAACCGTTCCAAGTAGCAAGCCGGGTCTTGGCGCCCAGCAGATGCGGGCACAGGCGAGCGATCCTTCACGCGACGGTCACCCTTCCTCGCCGACTTCCTACGCGCAGAGCAAGTCGGGAAGCGCCAAGGTTCCGGACGCGAGCGTGCGTGTGGTTGCCGAGGAATTGAAGCTCCTGCTTCAGCCGACCAGCGTTCCCCGGGCCGACCAGCAGCGCATCCAGATGGAGCAGGCACGCGAGGGTCTCCGAGTCAGCCTGATGGACGATGACGGCCATGCCATGTTCCGGCCCGGCACCGCGACGCTGAACCCCTACGCGGCCGTGCTGCTCGGCCAGATCGCGCGCAAATTGGCGACGTCCAGCGTCCAGATCGCGATCGAGGGCCATACCGACGGGCAGGGCGGTCAAAGCACGTCCAACTGGCACCTGTCGGCTGACCGTGCCCTTGCCGCGCGCGACGCGCTGATCGCTGGCGGACTGACGCCGGACCGCTTCTCCGAAGTGGTCGCATTGGCAGCGACCCAGCCTGTCTATCCGGACCAGCCGCTCCGGCCCGAGAACCGGCGCATCACCATTGTCCTGCTCGCCGACAGCTCGCCGCTGCCGCGCGACGTCAGTTTCCGGTTCTGA
- a CDS encoding flagellar biosynthetic protein FliR, which translates to MADMPMEATAFLILFARVGAVLMLLPILSEEAAPGQVRLVLSLAISLALFGLLRSAVMPSAGASDGALLAILVAELLTGLAIGSVIRLMFQAAAMAGALVSLQIGLTTVLTFDAQAGQVPLLAKFMALAAALVCFATGVHHQWIVALVRSYSLFPVGGQLAGGDWMKLAITTATQALSLAVSLSAPFILYAIVFNFALGLGARLAPTLQLFFVAQPLDLLLGFAIFALAVGGMLTLFAERFAGWLQASPLGG; encoded by the coding sequence ATGGCTGACATGCCAATGGAGGCGACCGCCTTTCTGATCCTGTTCGCGCGGGTCGGAGCGGTGCTGATGCTTCTGCCAATCCTGTCGGAGGAGGCCGCGCCGGGTCAGGTTCGACTGGTCTTGAGCCTTGCTATCAGCCTTGCACTATTCGGACTTCTGCGTTCCGCAGTGATGCCCTCAGCCGGCGCGAGTGATGGCGCCCTGCTCGCGATCCTGGTCGCGGAACTTCTCACGGGTCTGGCCATCGGTTCGGTCATCCGCCTCATGTTCCAGGCCGCGGCGATGGCGGGCGCGCTGGTCAGTCTGCAGATCGGGCTCACCACCGTACTGACCTTTGACGCGCAGGCCGGGCAGGTGCCGTTGCTGGCCAAGTTCATGGCACTGGCCGCGGCGCTGGTCTGCTTCGCGACGGGAGTTCACCATCAGTGGATCGTGGCCCTGGTTCGCAGCTACAGCCTCTTTCCGGTCGGCGGGCAGCTTGCCGGCGGCGACTGGATGAAACTTGCGATCACCACCGCCACGCAGGCGCTTTCGCTCGCGGTGAGCCTGTCGGCCCCCTTCATCCTTTACGCCATCGTGTTCAACTTCGCGCTTGGACTCGGCGCTCGGCTGGCGCCCACGCTTCAGCTGTTTTTCGTCGCACAGCCGCTCGACCTGCTGCTCGGCTTTGCCATCTTCGCGCTGGCGGTCGGCGGCATGCTGACCCTGTTTGCCGAGCGGTTCGCCGGCTGGCTCCAGGCGAGTCCGCTCGGTGGCTGA
- the flgC gene encoding flagellar basal body rod protein FlgC has product MDLTDITRIAASGLRAQSLRMRIVAENLANSDSVAATPGGSPYRRKLVEFKPTEDGVSVSGVSSDKSPFPRIYQPGHPAADAQGYVLQPNVNGLVEAADMRAAQRSYEANLNTIEAARSMTARTLDLLK; this is encoded by the coding sequence ATGGATCTTACCGACATCACGCGGATCGCGGCATCTGGCCTGCGCGCTCAATCATTGCGGATGCGCATCGTCGCCGAAAACCTCGCCAACTCGGACTCGGTGGCAGCCACGCCGGGCGGTTCGCCGTACCGGCGCAAGCTGGTGGAGTTCAAGCCGACCGAAGATGGCGTGTCGGTAAGCGGGGTAAGCTCCGACAAGAGCCCGTTTCCGCGCATCTACCAGCCTGGCCATCCCGCCGCCGATGCGCAGGGCTATGTGCTCCAGCCCAACGTCAACGGGCTCGTCGAAGCGGCCGACATGCGCGCCGCGCAGCGCAGCTACGAAGCCAATCTCAACACGATCGAGGCGGCGCGCAGCATGACGGCGCGCACCCTCGACCTGCTCAAGTAG
- a CDS encoding FliM/FliN family flagellar motor switch protein — translation MSLLAEIPVELSAMIGVTRLPIGELVKLGRGAVVPLGVVPESQVAISAGGQTIATGELSVTGDRVSVTITALLAEQG, via the coding sequence ATGTCTTTGCTTGCGGAAATACCCGTCGAATTGTCGGCCATGATCGGTGTTACGCGCCTGCCCATAGGTGAGCTGGTGAAGCTCGGACGCGGGGCCGTGGTGCCGCTTGGCGTTGTTCCGGAAAGTCAGGTCGCCATCAGTGCTGGCGGGCAGACCATCGCGACCGGCGAGCTCTCAGTCACTGGAGATCGCGTGTCCGTCACGATCACCGCACTGCTGGCGGAGCAGGGTTGA
- a CDS encoding flagellar biosynthetic protein FliO has product MEASALLRMIASLGLVLGMMAAILWAVRRFDIRLPGRSCSAARLQVMERLSLDPKNMVVILRRDHVEHLLILGPAGAMTIEGTIKPSKCSANRPGSEPPRASPTVSRPNFAMLVKQHLLASRRRLGSVDQPTLGAPCDIA; this is encoded by the coding sequence ATGGAAGCCTCCGCATTGCTTCGAATGATCGCGAGCCTGGGACTTGTCCTCGGCATGATGGCAGCGATCCTGTGGGCCGTCCGCCGCTTCGATATCAGGCTGCCGGGGCGCTCGTGTTCGGCCGCTCGCCTCCAAGTGATGGAACGGCTCAGCCTCGACCCCAAGAACATGGTGGTGATCCTCCGCCGCGATCACGTCGAGCATCTGCTGATCCTCGGACCGGCAGGGGCAATGACGATCGAGGGAACAATCAAACCCTCGAAATGCTCGGCCAATCGACCCGGCAGCGAACCGCCGCGAGCATCGCCAACGGTCAGCCGCCCGAACTTCGCCATGCTCGTCAAGCAGCATCTGCTGGCGTCGCGCCGGCGGCTTGGCTCAGTTGATCAACCAACCCTTGGCGCGCCATGCGACATCGCCTGA
- a CDS encoding rod-binding protein, which translates to MTTPVSSSVTQPTKPVPPALAKTAHQFEAVFAGQVAKLMLESVDVGEFGGGHGEEMFRGVLAERVGDEMAKGTGLGISASVIQQMLKMQGDQP; encoded by the coding sequence ATGACCACGCCTGTTTCTTCGTCAGTCACTCAGCCGACTAAGCCGGTCCCGCCCGCGCTCGCCAAGACAGCCCATCAATTCGAGGCGGTGTTCGCGGGGCAGGTCGCGAAGTTGATGCTCGAGAGTGTCGACGTCGGTGAGTTCGGCGGCGGGCACGGCGAGGAGATGTTTCGCGGCGTCCTGGCCGAACGCGTGGGAGATGAAATGGCCAAGGGAACAGGGCTGGGGATCTCGGCAAGCGTGATCCAGCAGATGCTCAAGATGCAAGGGGATCAACCATGA
- a CDS encoding flagellar basal body P-ring protein FlgI — MFVMPLAALAMSAPASAASRIKDIVNVENVRSNQLVGYGLVVGLAGTGDRLRNAPFTEESMQGMLERMGVNVRGSDMRVQNVAAVTITASLPPFARAGSTIDVQVSALGDASSLQGGTLVATPLRGLDGQVYAMAQGSVAVSGFKAQGQAAQVNRGVLTSARLAGGAIVEREVPFVLRSATSLKLALRNPDFTTAQRVASTIDARFPGAATVLDPATVELKGNDLVALLSSIENLPVAVDQPARIVINEASGTVVMSVDVKISPVAIAQGGLTISVSEAPQVAQPAPLASGQTAVVPRTAVQVDDGGGASLAMVDGASLRDLVDGLNKLGVSPRDLITILQAVKSAGALQAEIEVQ, encoded by the coding sequence ATGTTCGTCATGCCGCTCGCCGCCCTGGCGATGTCCGCGCCCGCCAGTGCGGCGTCGCGGATCAAGGACATCGTCAACGTCGAGAACGTCCGGTCCAACCAGCTGGTCGGCTACGGCCTCGTGGTTGGCTTGGCCGGCACCGGCGACCGCCTGCGGAACGCTCCGTTCACCGAAGAATCCATGCAGGGCATGCTCGAACGGATGGGCGTGAACGTGCGCGGCTCCGACATGCGGGTGCAGAATGTCGCGGCGGTGACGATCACCGCCTCATTGCCGCCCTTCGCGCGCGCCGGCTCGACGATCGACGTGCAGGTCTCGGCGCTGGGTGACGCCAGCAGCCTGCAGGGCGGCACATTGGTCGCAACCCCGCTGCGGGGCCTCGATGGGCAGGTCTATGCCATGGCGCAAGGTTCGGTGGCGGTGAGCGGGTTCAAGGCGCAGGGTCAGGCCGCGCAGGTCAATCGCGGTGTGTTGACGTCCGCCAGGCTCGCCGGCGGCGCGATCGTCGAGCGAGAGGTGCCGTTCGTCCTGCGCTCCGCAACCAGCCTCAAACTCGCCCTGCGCAATCCCGATTTCACGACAGCGCAGCGGGTCGCCAGCACCATCGATGCGCGCTTTCCCGGCGCGGCGACCGTGCTCGATCCAGCTACGGTCGAATTGAAGGGCAACGATCTGGTCGCGCTGCTCAGTAGCATCGAGAACCTGCCGGTGGCCGTCGACCAGCCCGCCCGCATCGTCATCAACGAAGCCTCCGGGACCGTCGTGATGAGCGTGGACGTCAAGATCTCACCGGTGGCGATCGCACAGGGTGGATTGACGATCAGCGTCAGTGAGGCGCCGCAAGTGGCGCAGCCCGCTCCGCTCGCCAGCGGGCAGACCGCGGTTGTGCCGCGCACCGCCGTGCAGGTGGATGACGGCGGCGGCGCCAGTCTCGCCATGGTCGACGGCGCCTCACTGCGCGATCTGGTTGATGGTCTCAACAAGCTTGGCGTCTCGCCGCGCGACCTCATCACCATCCTCCAGGCCGTGAAGAGCGCGGGTGCGCTGCAAGCGGAGATCGAGGTGCAATGA
- the fliE gene encoding flagellar hook-basal body complex protein FliE: protein MSINQVSGLAAYSRVLGGGTAAESSKAGDGGGFASLVGDMVGDAGKSLKAADQATAAQVAGKGDLVDVVTAVSAAELALDTVVSVRDRVVSAYQDIMRMQI, encoded by the coding sequence ATGTCGATCAATCAAGTATCCGGGCTGGCCGCTTACTCGCGCGTGCTTGGCGGTGGCACAGCGGCAGAATCGAGCAAGGCTGGCGACGGTGGCGGCTTCGCCAGTCTCGTCGGCGACATGGTCGGCGACGCCGGCAAGAGCCTCAAGGCCGCAGACCAGGCGACGGCGGCGCAGGTCGCCGGCAAGGGCGACCTGGTCGACGTGGTCACCGCCGTCAGCGCCGCCGAACTTGCCCTTGATACGGTGGTTTCGGTGCGCGACCGGGTGGTCAGCGCCTACCAGGATATCATGCGGATGCAGATCTGA
- a CDS encoding PilZ domain-containing protein — MNAPFHPERKIMERAQRTVTMLTVAKVRVRGVEGLCRIRNISPGGLMLETRLALECGDHVEVELRQQRVVAGRIVWTRAGRAGLAFDVPEVMDGLLPCAGRRPSRIRREQQPRGPRLQMDCPLEVRMADGRAEATLRDISQGGAKVSLPFHTHVGERLLLLVPGLPLKLGIVRWVREDVGIAFAEPLGFDLLADWLVARSGGFQRQG; from the coding sequence ATGAACGCTCCCTTTCACCCAGAGCGCAAGATCATGGAACGGGCCCAACGCACCGTGACCATGCTCACCGTGGCGAAGGTGCGTGTACGCGGGGTCGAGGGGCTCTGCCGCATTCGCAATATTTCGCCGGGTGGGCTGATGCTGGAGACCCGCTTGGCGCTGGAATGCGGTGACCATGTCGAAGTGGAGCTGCGCCAGCAACGGGTGGTCGCAGGGCGGATCGTCTGGACTCGCGCGGGACGTGCCGGACTTGCCTTCGACGTGCCCGAGGTGATGGACGGATTGCTGCCGTGTGCCGGGCGACGCCCAAGCCGTATCAGGCGCGAGCAGCAACCGCGCGGCCCGCGCTTGCAGATGGACTGCCCGCTGGAGGTCCGGATGGCGGACGGGCGCGCCGAGGCGACGCTGCGCGACATCAGCCAGGGCGGAGCCAAGGTATCGTTACCGTTCCATACCCATGTTGGCGAACGTCTGCTGTTGCTGGTGCCTGGCTTGCCGCTGAAGCTCGGCATCGTGCGGTGGGTGCGAGAAGATGTCGGGATAGCATTCGCAGAGCCGCTCGGCTTCGACCTGCTGGCCGACTGGCTGGTTGCGCGGTCCGGCGGGTTCCAGCGCCAGGGCTGA
- a CDS encoding flagellar biosynthetic protein FliQ, giving the protein MEAGAIMGLCRAAAMLFLTIAGPLLIAALITGVLISLLQALTQVQEMTLTFVPKLLVMGTVLLMSLPLMGQSMAVFMRTVQAAIVHG; this is encoded by the coding sequence ATGGAGGCTGGCGCCATCATGGGACTGTGCCGCGCGGCGGCCATGCTGTTCCTGACCATCGCCGGTCCGCTGCTGATCGCAGCGCTGATCACCGGCGTGCTGATCAGCCTGTTGCAGGCACTGACGCAGGTGCAGGAAATGACCCTGACCTTCGTGCCCAAGCTGCTGGTCATGGGCACGGTGCTGCTGATGTCCCTGCCGCTGATGGGCCAGTCGATGGCCGTCTTCATGCGGACCGTGCAGGCGGCGATCGTCCATGGCTGA